GACGTTGCCGATTGAGCTGGAGGAAGCGGCGCGGATCGACGGATGCAGCCATTTTCAGGTGTTTTGGCGCATACTCTTGCCGCTGATTCGTCCTGCCTTGGCTACGGTGGTCATTATTAATTTCATCCATGCGTGGAACGACTTTTTCTTCCCGTTGATTTTCATTCAGGAGGAATCGCTCAAGACGATCCCGGTAGGCATGATGGTGCTGTTTGGAGAATATGAAACGGATTGGAGCCTGTTGTTTGCAGGGCTCACGTTGTCTGCTTTACCGATGATCATCGTGTTTTTGCTGGCATCAAGGCAGTTTATGGAGGGGTTGACGGCAGGTGCAGTCAAGTAATGGGGAAAAGTGGTTTATCGGGATCGATGGGGGCGGAAGCAAAACCAGAGCAGCCATCTGCAATGAGGCAGGACAGGTGGGGGCAATCGTGGTGGGGGAATCATCAAACCCGCTCTCCAGAAGCTGGGGGGATGTGGAAGCTACACTACGCCAACTCATGGATGCTGTGAGAATAAAGGCAGGTGCCAAGGAAGAGGAAGTAGCCGGTCTGTTTATTGGGCTTGGCGGTGCAGATCGTCCGCAGATCAAGGAAAGAATTCAGCATGCCTTTGCCGATGAGTGGGGAGAGCGGCTATTGATTAATAACGATGTCATCGCAGCCCTTTACGCGGGGACGTGGGGGCAGCCAGGCGTCGTACTCCTTGCTGGTACGGGCTCGATTGCCTGTGCCTTTTCAAAAGAGGGGGCGCGGCACCGTGTAGGCGGATGGGGGTATCTGGTAGGAGATGAGGGCAGCGGGTTTGATTTGGGCAAAAAAGCGGCAAGCGCCGTATTGCGCGAATACGATGGGCGCGGTGAATCGACAGTGCTGACACAACTGTTTATGGACCACTATGGCGTTGAGCGTCCTGATGAATTGATCAGCCTGATCTACGGGGGAAGCAATCCGCGAATGGAGCTGGCAAAAACGAGTCAGCTCGTAGAACAAGCCGCAACACTAGGCGATCCGGTGGCGAATACATTGATCATGCAAGCAGTAGAGGATTTGCTAGAATTGGCTGATGCTTGCTTAAAAAAGGTTCAGGAGCCTGTTCCAGTCGTTTTAGCCGGAGGATTGTTAACTTCTAGTACAATCCTGCGCGAACAACTAATTGGGAGAGCTTCGTTTCAAACGATCATTCCCACGGTACCCCCTGTCGTGGGAGCGCTGGTAGCGGCTTTCACAAAGCTGGGCTTCGTTGTTGACGAAAAAATGGCAGAGCAACTACGAGTCAGTGCAGAGGTACTGGAAGAGAAATCACACAATTAAATTTTCCGAGGGATGGAAACCACAGAACGAATAGGGTAAAATTGGGTGAGAATAGGATTTGAGAACGTTGTAGGCTATTTCCGTAATTTGGAGTAGCCGTTTTCTCGTCCCAGGAGGGAGGGGCACGATGAAAAATTTATTGGACAGTGGATGGAGAAGTGGTCATCTCTATCGTTCCTTCTTTGATCAAATGATTCAGGCCACTTTTCTGCTCGATCAATTTGGTAGAGTTTTTAAAGGCAATCCTGCCTGCCAAGTGTTGACTGGCTACTCCGTAGAAGAATGGGAAGGAGCCTCATTTTGGAAGCTGGCTATTTCGGAAGAACAGGAGATGGTACGCCTTCAAACACAATTTGCGATGAATGGTGATCCGAGACCTTTTTTCACCGCTTTTCGTCATAAGGATGGCACAAGTATTCCCGTGCATATTACATATGGAGCTTTTGGGGAGGAAGGCACATCAATTGGGTATTATGCGATGGTGCAGAGGCTCCCGGCCCCGTTTGGTGACAGCTATGGTTCCAAACAGTGCAGAGTATTGGATATTTCCGGTGAAGGTGCGTTCATTTTCCGTGCTGGGGAGCTTCAATACGTCAACCAAGCAGGGATGCAACTGGTTGGAGCTTCCGGTTTGGACGAGCTGTTATGGTATCCATTTCAGTCGTTTTTCCATCCCCGTGATGTACCAAAGATCAAGGGTCTCATCCGCACTTTGGAAGAAGGGGAAACAGCCTCTCCAATTGAGGTCGAGCTAATCCGTTTGGATGGCAGTCGGACGGAGGTAGAAGTGTGTGGAACATCCATGACGATGTTGGACAAGCTCTCCATGTACATTCTGATCCGGGATATTACGGAACGCAAACGGGCGCAAGAATTTTTGCAAAACTCGGAAAAACTCGCGCTGGTCGGGCAATTGGCGGCAGGGATCGCGCATGAGATACGCAATCCGCTTACCTCGTTAAAAGGCTTTGTGCAATTAATGCAAAAGGATGGCATGAGAAAGCCGGAGTATTTTTCGATCATG
The window above is part of the Brevibacillus brevis NBRC 100599 genome. Proteins encoded here:
- a CDS encoding N-acetylglucosamine kinase; its protein translation is MQSSNGEKWFIGIDGGGSKTRAAICNEAGQVGAIVVGESSNPLSRSWGDVEATLRQLMDAVRIKAGAKEEEVAGLFIGLGGADRPQIKERIQHAFADEWGERLLINNDVIAALYAGTWGQPGVVLLAGTGSIACAFSKEGARHRVGGWGYLVGDEGSGFDLGKKAASAVLREYDGRGESTVLTQLFMDHYGVERPDELISLIYGGSNPRMELAKTSQLVEQAATLGDPVANTLIMQAVEDLLELADACLKKVQEPVPVVLAGGLLTSSTILREQLIGRASFQTIIPTVPPVVGALVAAFTKLGFVVDEKMAEQLRVSAEVLEEKSHN
- a CDS encoding ATP-binding protein, which translates into the protein MKNLLDSGWRSGHLYRSFFDQMIQATFLLDQFGRVFKGNPACQVLTGYSVEEWEGASFWKLAISEEQEMVRLQTQFAMNGDPRPFFTAFRHKDGTSIPVHITYGAFGEEGTSIGYYAMVQRLPAPFGDSYGSKQCRVLDISGEGAFIFRAGELQYVNQAGMQLVGASGLDELLWYPFQSFFHPRDVPKIKGLIRTLEEGETASPIEVELIRLDGSRTEVEVCGTSMTMLDKLSMYILIRDITERKRAQEFLQNSEKLALVGQLAAGIAHEIRNPLTSLKGFVQLMQKDGMRKPEYFSIMSSELARIEMIVSELLVLAKPHTAVFEARDLSNLITHVVTLLETEAILKKVMIQVVFESEVPLIHCDENQLKQAFINFLKNGIEATAGNGEIVIRLRCEDDRVVIRFEDNGVGIPAHQMARLGEAFFTTKETGTGLGLMVSRKIIENHRGTLRLISTPGNGTAVEVCLPISS